One genomic region from Molothrus aeneus isolate 106 chromosome 24, BPBGC_Maene_1.0, whole genome shotgun sequence encodes:
- the HMGA1 gene encoding high mobility group protein HMG-I/HMG-Y isoform X3 encodes MSESSAKSSQPLASKGEKDVAEKRGRGRPRKKPQQEPSEAPTPKRPRGRPKGSKNKATPKGRKAAVTPGRKPRGRPKKSV; translated from the exons ATGAGTGAATCCAGCGCCAAATCCAGCCAGCCCCTGGCCTCCAAGGGGGAGAAAGACGTGGCGGAGAAGAGGGGCCGAGGGCGGCCCAGGAAGAAGCCGCAG caggagcccagcgaGGCCCCGACCCCCAAGAGACCCCGTGGACGGCCGAAGGGCAGTAAAAACAAGGCCACCCCAAAGGGCAGG AAAGCTGCAGTCACACCAGGGAGGAAACCTCGAGGGCGACCCAAAAAATCG GTCTAG
- the HMGA1 gene encoding high mobility group protein HMG-I/HMG-Y isoform X1 produces MSESSAKSSQPLASKGEKDVAEKRGRGRPRKKPQQEPSEAPTPKRPRGRPKGSKNKATPKGRKAAVTPGRKPRGRPKKSQQDEEEVNISQESSEEEQ; encoded by the exons ATGAGTGAATCCAGCGCCAAATCCAGCCAGCCCCTGGCCTCCAAGGGGGAGAAAGACGTGGCGGAGAAGAGGGGCCGAGGGCGGCCCAGGAAGAAGCCGCAG caggagcccagcgaGGCCCCGACCCCCAAGAGACCCCGTGGACGGCCGAAGGGCAGTAAAAACAAGGCCACCCCAAAGGGCAGG AAAGCTGCAGTCACACCAGGGAGGAAACCTCGAGGGCGACCCAAAAAATCG CAGCAGGACGAGGAGGAGGTGAACATTTCCCAGGAGTCATCCGAGGAGGAGCAGTGA
- the SMIM29 gene encoding small integral membrane protein 29: protein MSNATAPTAPGAAGDSLVGSVLGPFLLLTLLGALLAAVMYVKKKRRSDRLRHRLLPMYSYDPAEEPPESEQELLVEAEEAQVMPGWGGPSPPWPPRRDWRA, encoded by the exons ATGAGCAACGCCACGGCCCCCACGGCCCCGGGCGCGGCGGGGGACTCGCTGGTGGGCTCCGTGCTGGggcccttcctcctcctcaccctcctcgGCGCCCTCCTGGCCGCG GTGATGTACGTGAAGAAGAAGCGCAG GTCCGACCGGCTGCGGCACCGGCTGCTGCCCATGTACAGCTACGACCCGGCTGAGGAGCCGCCTGAGtcggagcaggagctgctggtggaggCTGAGGAGGCTCAG GTGATGCCCGGCTGGGGGGGACCCTCGCCCCCTTGGCCCCCGCGCAGGGACTGGAGGGCCTGA
- the HMGA1 gene encoding high mobility group protein HMG-I/HMG-Y isoform X2, translating to MSESSAKSSQPLASKGEKDVAEKRGRGRPRKKPQEPSEAPTPKRPRGRPKGSKNKATPKGRKAAVTPGRKPRGRPKKSQQDEEEVNISQESSEEEQ from the exons ATGAGTGAATCCAGCGCCAAATCCAGCCAGCCCCTGGCCTCCAAGGGGGAGAAAGACGTGGCGGAGAAGAGGGGCCGAGGGCGGCCCAGGAAGAAGCCGCAG gagcccagcgaGGCCCCGACCCCCAAGAGACCCCGTGGACGGCCGAAGGGCAGTAAAAACAAGGCCACCCCAAAGGGCAGG AAAGCTGCAGTCACACCAGGGAGGAAACCTCGAGGGCGACCCAAAAAATCG CAGCAGGACGAGGAGGAGGTGAACATTTCCCAGGAGTCATCCGAGGAGGAGCAGTGA